The proteins below are encoded in one region of Micromonospora yangpuensis:
- the egtB gene encoding ergothioneine biosynthesis protein EgtB, giving the protein MTETTTTADLDVARLRDRIAAELDRTRARTVLLTSAVDDDELTRQHSPLMSPLVWDLAHVGNQEELWLVRDVGGREPVRCDIDELYDAFKQPRRDRPRLPLLAPTEARAYLGTVRDKVLDLLDGIRFTDRPLVTDGFAFGMIVQHEQQHDETMLATHQLRAGAPALTAPPPPQPRVRVADEVLVPAGPFTMGTSTDAWALDNERPAHRVDLPAYVIDAAPVTNGAYRAFIADGGYDDPRWWSEAGWQHRHEAGLTAPLHWRPDGSGWAYRRFGRWSPVRDDEPVVHVSFHEAQAYATWAGKRLPTEAEWEKAARWDPATGRSRRWPWGDADPTTEHANLGQRHLWPAPVGAYPAGASPLGVHQLIGDVWEWTASTFRGYPGFAAFPYQEYSQVFFGPDHRVLRGGSFGTDRAACRGTFRNWDYPIRRQIFSGFRCARDATDAEVRG; this is encoded by the coding sequence GTGACCGAGACGACGACCACCGCCGACCTGGACGTCGCGCGGCTGCGTGACCGCATCGCCGCGGAACTGGACCGCACCCGGGCCCGGACCGTGCTGCTGACCAGCGCCGTCGACGACGACGAGCTGACCCGGCAGCACTCGCCGCTGATGTCCCCACTGGTCTGGGACCTCGCCCACGTGGGCAACCAGGAGGAGCTCTGGCTGGTCCGGGACGTGGGCGGCCGGGAGCCGGTCCGGTGTGACATCGACGAGTTGTACGACGCGTTCAAACAGCCCCGCCGGGACCGGCCCCGCCTGCCGCTGCTGGCCCCCACCGAGGCCCGCGCCTACCTGGGTACCGTCCGGGACAAGGTCCTCGACCTGCTGGACGGGATCCGGTTCACCGACCGTCCGTTGGTCACCGACGGGTTCGCCTTCGGCATGATCGTGCAGCACGAGCAGCAGCACGACGAGACCATGCTCGCCACCCACCAGCTGCGCGCCGGAGCACCGGCGTTGACCGCGCCGCCGCCACCGCAGCCGCGGGTCCGGGTCGCCGACGAGGTGCTGGTGCCCGCCGGGCCGTTCACCATGGGTACCAGCACCGACGCCTGGGCGTTGGACAACGAACGCCCCGCGCACCGCGTCGACCTGCCCGCGTACGTCATCGACGCCGCGCCGGTGACCAACGGGGCGTACCGGGCGTTCATCGCCGACGGCGGGTACGACGACCCCCGTTGGTGGAGCGAGGCCGGCTGGCAGCACCGTCACGAGGCGGGCTTGACCGCCCCGTTGCACTGGCGGCCCGACGGCAGCGGGTGGGCGTACCGACGCTTCGGCCGGTGGTCGCCGGTGCGCGACGACGAGCCGGTGGTGCACGTCAGCTTCCACGAGGCGCAGGCCTACGCCACCTGGGCCGGCAAGCGGCTGCCCACCGAGGCCGAATGGGAGAAGGCGGCCCGGTGGGACCCGGCGACCGGGCGTTCCCGCCGTTGGCCCTGGGGCGACGCCGACCCGACCACCGAGCACGCCAACCTGGGGCAGCGGCACCTGTGGCCGGCGCCGGTGGGTGCCTACCCGGCCGGCGCCTCGCCGCTGGGCGTGCACCAGCTGATCGGCGACGTCTGGGAGTGGACCGCCTCGACCTTCCGGGGGTATCCGGGCTTCGCCGCCTTCCCGTACCAGGAATACTCGCAGGTGTTCTTCGGACCGGACCACCGGGTGCTGCGGGG
- the egtA gene encoding ergothioneine biosynthesis glutamate--cysteine ligase EgtA, producing MVMSPGLDRTTVIRQVEAAAGHIGRICFKTGPPRFTGVELEWTVHDAADPTRPVDRERLRAALGGHSPVTIHPTSPAQQLRHGSTVTVEPGGQLEISTAPQDSVGALITATDADIDQVRGLLAAAGLMLGDTGIDPYRPPRPVVETPRYRAMRCVFDRHGPHGATMMYSTAGLQVCLDAGEPAELGDRWAAAHAVGPPLLAAFATAGDHAGRRTGWASARMAAWLGIDPARTRPAWTPDDPRPDPVADWTGYALGAPLLCLRHDGPDWTPPAGVTFADWIDGALPQPPTTDDLEYHLSTLFPPVRPRGYLELRYLDTQPGPDWQVPATVLAALFADPATVRAARVAGAAVADRWHAAARYGLRDRPLARAATALFDLALTALPRLDLPAALHQRMQRAIQRRHTVAERGPR from the coding sequence GTGGTGATGTCACCCGGGTTGGACCGCACGACGGTGATCCGGCAGGTGGAGGCCGCCGCCGGGCACATCGGCCGGATCTGTTTCAAGACCGGGCCACCGAGATTCACCGGTGTCGAACTGGAATGGACCGTGCACGACGCCGCCGACCCCACCCGCCCGGTCGACCGGGAGCGGCTACGGGCGGCACTGGGGGGCCACAGCCCCGTCACCATCCATCCGACCAGCCCCGCCCAACAGCTCCGGCACGGCAGCACCGTGACCGTCGAGCCGGGCGGGCAGCTTGAGATATCCACCGCGCCACAGGACTCGGTCGGCGCGCTGATCACCGCCACGGACGCCGACATCGACCAGGTGCGTGGCCTGCTCGCCGCCGCCGGGTTGATGCTCGGTGACACCGGCATCGACCCGTACCGACCACCCCGCCCGGTCGTCGAGACACCCCGCTACCGGGCCATGCGCTGCGTCTTCGACCGCCACGGCCCGCACGGGGCCACCATGATGTACAGCACCGCCGGCCTGCAGGTCTGCCTGGACGCGGGCGAGCCGGCGGAGCTGGGCGACCGGTGGGCCGCGGCGCACGCCGTGGGGCCGCCGCTGCTGGCCGCCTTCGCCACCGCCGGTGACCACGCCGGCCGGCGCACCGGGTGGGCGTCGGCCCGGATGGCCGCCTGGCTGGGCATCGACCCGGCCCGGACCCGGCCGGCCTGGACACCTGACGACCCGCGACCGGACCCGGTGGCGGACTGGACCGGGTACGCCCTCGGCGCACCCCTGCTCTGCCTCCGGCACGACGGCCCCGACTGGACACCCCCCGCGGGGGTCACCTTCGCCGACTGGATCGACGGCGCGTTGCCGCAGCCACCCACCACCGACGACCTGGAGTACCACCTGAGCACCCTGTTCCCACCGGTGCGCCCCCGTGGCTACCTGGAGCTGCGGTACCTGGACACCCAGCCGGGCCCGGACTGGCAGGTGCCGGCGACGGTGCTGGCCGCGCTCTTCGCCGATCCGGCCACGGTCCGCGCCGCCCGGGTCGCCGGCGCCGCGGTGGCCGACCGTTGGCACGCCGCCGCCCGGTACGGCCTGCGTGACCGGCCACTGGCCCGGGCGGCGACCGCCCTGTTCGACCTGGCCCTGACGGCCCTGCCCCGGCTGGACCTGCCGGCGGCGCTGCACCAGCGGATGCAACGAGCGATCCAGCGGCGGCACACCGTCGCGGAGAGGGGACCCCGGTGA
- a CDS encoding RNA polymerase sigma factor, with protein MSAELTEAVLAAQAGDEEAFRFLYRSLQPGLLRYLTALVGADAEDVASETWLQVSRDLPGFAGGEFRAWTVTIARNRALDHLRRQRRRPSLPVPVHALTDLADDADTEQRVGETLGTENALALIATLPPREAEAVLLRAVVGLDAETAGRVLGRRPGAVRTAAHRGLRRLAALLQRSEPASPPAPSPRALPGPRTASRPRPEASRAESADG; from the coding sequence ATGAGCGCCGAGCTCACCGAGGCGGTCCTCGCCGCCCAGGCCGGCGACGAGGAGGCGTTCCGTTTCCTGTACCGCAGCCTGCAACCCGGACTGTTGAGGTACCTCACCGCGCTGGTCGGCGCCGACGCCGAGGACGTCGCCTCGGAGACCTGGCTGCAGGTCTCCCGCGACCTGCCCGGTTTCGCCGGCGGCGAGTTCCGCGCCTGGACCGTCACCATCGCCCGCAACCGCGCCCTGGACCATCTTCGCCGGCAACGCCGCCGCCCCTCCCTGCCGGTGCCGGTGCACGCGCTGACCGACCTGGCCGACGACGCCGACACCGAGCAACGCGTCGGTGAGACCCTCGGCACCGAGAACGCGCTGGCGCTGATCGCCACCCTGCCGCCCCGCGAGGCCGAGGCGGTGCTGCTACGGGCGGTGGTCGGCCTGGACGCCGAGACCGCCGGCCGGGTCCTCGGCCGGCGTCCGGGGGCGGTGCGCACCGCCGCCCACCGCGGGCTGCGTCGCCTCGCCGCCCTGCTGCAACGATCCGAGCCGGCCTCCCCACCAGCTCCCAGCCCGCGGGCGCTGCCGGGCCCACGTACCGCTTCCCGGCCGCGACCGGAGGCCTCCCGGGCCGAGTCGGCGGACGGTTGA
- a CDS encoding serine/threonine-protein kinase, translating into MLSSEVVLSGRYRLDERVATGGMGDVWLATDVVLGRQVAVKVLLPALVSDPDFIARFRAEARIMAALRHPGIVQVYDVGEDRLDDGGRADYLVMEFVEGQPLSKRIEAAGRLDVAETMSVVSQAGQALHAAHNGGIVHRDVKPSNLLVQADGTVVLVDFGVARSTNVTSITSTNAVPGTALYMAPEQAAGRPVTGATDIYALGAVAYCCLTGGPPFTGDNPLQVAVRHLDDEPPPLPEEIPAAVRALVTRALAKDPADRFDTGAQMAEAARAALAGDAAATAVVAAPVRLRGSTGPGTRAERPVGAAVATGGAHSRRGTLIGAAVAVLVALGALGAALGATGGNRDESPRGVEIQDTAPAVVPSSAPEQSTATQAPTTGGDRPVRPAEPTGRESAEPSPSAEPSPSAEPEPEPSQLPTRPPTSSSAPSSPPPAPTEEPPAPSTTPPTNDPPPTNDSGAGSGGGE; encoded by the coding sequence GTGTTGTCTTCGGAGGTCGTACTCAGCGGTCGCTACCGGCTGGACGAACGCGTCGCCACCGGCGGTATGGGTGATGTCTGGCTCGCGACGGACGTGGTGCTCGGCCGGCAGGTCGCGGTCAAGGTCCTGCTGCCCGCGCTGGTGTCCGACCCGGACTTCATCGCCCGGTTCCGGGCCGAGGCCCGGATCATGGCCGCGTTGCGCCACCCCGGCATCGTGCAGGTCTACGACGTCGGCGAGGACCGGCTCGACGACGGTGGCCGGGCCGACTACCTGGTGATGGAGTTCGTCGAGGGCCAGCCGTTGTCCAAGCGGATCGAGGCCGCCGGTCGACTCGACGTCGCCGAGACGATGTCGGTGGTCAGCCAGGCCGGCCAGGCCCTGCACGCCGCGCACAACGGCGGGATCGTGCACCGCGACGTCAAGCCGAGCAACCTGCTGGTCCAGGCCGACGGCACGGTCGTGCTCGTCGACTTCGGAGTGGCCCGCTCGACCAACGTGACCAGCATCACCAGCACCAACGCGGTGCCCGGCACCGCCCTGTACATGGCCCCCGAGCAGGCGGCGGGCCGGCCGGTCACCGGCGCGACCGACATCTACGCCCTCGGCGCCGTCGCCTACTGCTGCCTCACCGGCGGCCCGCCGTTCACCGGCGACAACCCGCTCCAGGTGGCCGTGCGGCACCTCGACGACGAGCCACCTCCGCTGCCCGAGGAGATCCCGGCGGCGGTCCGCGCGCTGGTGACCCGGGCCCTGGCCAAGGACCCGGCGGACCGGTTCGACACCGGCGCCCAGATGGCCGAGGCGGCCCGGGCCGCGTTGGCCGGCGACGCGGCGGCCACGGCGGTGGTCGCGGCACCGGTGCGGCTGCGGGGTTCCACCGGGCCGGGCACCCGGGCCGAACGCCCGGTCGGCGCGGCGGTGGCCACCGGTGGCGCCCACAGCCGCCGGGGCACCCTGATCGGCGCGGCCGTGGCCGTCCTGGTCGCGCTGGGTGCGCTCGGCGCGGCACTGGGCGCGACCGGCGGCAACCGCGACGAGTCGCCCCGCGGGGTGGAGATCCAGGACACCGCACCCGCCGTGGTGCCCAGCAGCGCGCCGGAGCAGAGCACCGCCACCCAGGCGCCCACCACCGGCGGGGACCGGCCGGTCCGGCCCGCCGAGCCGACCGGCCGGGAATCAGCCGAGCCCAGCCCGTCGGCCGAGCCCAGCCCGTCGGCGGAGCCGGAGCCGGAGCCGAGCCAGCTCCCCACCCGCCCGCCGACCAGCTCGTCGGCGCCGTCGTCGCCTCCGCCGGCCCCGACCGAGGAGCCGCCGGCACCGTCCACGACACCGCCGACCAACGATCCGCCGCCGACCAACGACTCCGGTGCGGGCTCCGGCGGGGGCGAGTGA
- a CDS encoding nucleotide sugar dehydrogenase: protein MNADKLVVIGQGYVGLPLAMRAVEAGLDVVGLDVDAGRIKRLTVGESFVEDVGADRLGRALSSGRYHPSTEYADAEGFDICVITVPTPLRDGTPDLSFVEQAGLGIGPYVRRGCTVVLESTTYPGTTDELLRPLLETASGLHSPGDFHLGYSPERIDPGNPVWRLENTPKVVSGLDDAALHRVDEFYRRLVERTVPVGSTRVAELTKLIENTFRQVNIALINELTMLSHPLDVDVWQAIEAAGTKPFGFMSFQPGPGVGGHCLPIDPCYLSWQVRRKLGRQFRFIELANDINHEMPEHVAQRVMTGLNRTGRAVSGARLLLLGLAYKKNTGDLRDSPAVEVARRLRALGAQVHAVEPYAEAHLLPDGVVVVELTEQELRQADAVVVVTDHDSIDYDLVTRHARYVFDTRNRCHGPTVERL, encoded by the coding sequence ATGAACGCGGACAAGCTGGTCGTCATCGGCCAGGGCTACGTGGGCCTGCCCCTGGCCATGCGGGCCGTCGAGGCGGGGTTGGACGTGGTGGGCCTCGACGTCGACGCCGGTCGGATCAAGCGGCTCACCGTCGGCGAGTCGTTCGTCGAGGACGTCGGTGCCGACCGGCTGGGCCGGGCGCTGTCCAGCGGCCGGTACCACCCGAGCACCGAGTACGCCGACGCCGAGGGCTTCGACATCTGCGTGATCACCGTGCCGACGCCGCTGCGCGACGGCACCCCGGACCTGAGCTTCGTGGAACAGGCAGGCCTCGGCATCGGCCCGTACGTCCGACGCGGCTGCACCGTGGTGCTGGAGTCGACGACGTACCCCGGCACCACCGACGAACTGCTGCGTCCACTGCTGGAGACAGCCAGCGGGCTGCACAGCCCCGGCGACTTCCACCTCGGCTACAGCCCGGAGCGCATCGACCCGGGCAACCCGGTGTGGCGGCTGGAGAACACCCCGAAGGTGGTCTCCGGCCTCGACGACGCGGCGCTGCACCGGGTGGACGAGTTCTACCGGCGGCTGGTGGAGCGCACCGTGCCGGTGGGCTCCACCCGGGTGGCCGAGCTGACCAAGCTGATCGAGAACACCTTCCGGCAGGTGAACATCGCGCTGATCAACGAGCTGACGATGCTGTCGCACCCGCTGGACGTCGACGTCTGGCAGGCCATCGAGGCCGCCGGCACCAAGCCGTTCGGGTTCATGTCGTTCCAGCCCGGCCCGGGGGTGGGCGGGCACTGCCTGCCCATCGACCCCTGCTACCTGTCCTGGCAGGTACGCCGGAAACTGGGTAGGCAGTTCCGCTTCATCGAGCTGGCCAACGACATCAACCACGAGATGCCCGAGCACGTCGCCCAACGGGTGATGACCGGACTGAACCGGACCGGCCGGGCGGTCAGCGGAGCCCGGCTGCTGCTGCTCGGGTTGGCGTACAAGAAGAACACGGGTGACCTGCGCGACTCCCCCGCCGTCGAGGTGGCCCGCCGGCTGCGGGCGCTCGGCGCGCAGGTGCACGCGGTGGAGCCGTACGCCGAGGCGCACCTGCTGCCCGACGGGGTGGTCGTGGTGGAGCTGACCGAGCAGGAGCTGCGCCAGGCCGACGCGGTGGTGGTGGTCACCGACCACGACAGCATCGACTACGACCTGGTCACCCGGCACGCCCGGTACGTCTTCGACACCCGCAACCGCTGCCACGGCCCGACGGTCGAGCGGCTCTGA
- a CDS encoding ABC transporter ATP-binding protein — MLDLRQAARRFGRRWVFDGLDLSVPAGTQLFLSGPNGAGKTTLLRCLSGTLALSAGRATVAGHPVGSLAARRLTGVCLAPEQGLYGTLTARDNLALVARLRLPWRAARTAVARVEEELDITGYATVPAGRCSAGMRARVSIARALLGEPALLILDEPDRSLDEGSRERLWQALAHRTGTTCVIASHHRAHRGPRQQDLVLTGHR, encoded by the coding sequence ATGCTCGATCTGCGGCAGGCCGCCCGACGTTTCGGCCGCCGGTGGGTGTTCGACGGGCTCGACCTGTCGGTGCCGGCCGGCACCCAACTGTTCCTGAGCGGGCCGAACGGGGCCGGCAAGACCACCCTGCTGCGGTGTCTGTCCGGGACGCTCGCGCTGAGCGCCGGGCGGGCCACCGTCGCCGGTCACCCGGTCGGATCGTTGGCCGCCCGGCGGCTCACCGGTGTCTGCCTCGCCCCGGAACAGGGTCTCTACGGCACGCTCACCGCCCGGGACAACCTCGCCCTGGTGGCTCGGCTCCGGTTGCCCTGGCGGGCGGCCCGCACCGCGGTGGCCCGGGTGGAGGAGGAGCTGGACATCACCGGTTACGCCACCGTCCCGGCGGGGCGCTGTTCGGCCGGCATGCGGGCCCGGGTGAGCATCGCCCGGGCCCTGTTGGGCGAACCCGCCCTGCTGATCCTCGACGAGCCCGACCGGTCGCTGGACGAGGGGTCCCGCGAACGGCTCTGGCAGGCCCTGGCCCATCGCACCGGGACGACCTGCGTGATCGCCTCCCACCACCGGGCCCACCGGGGCCCACGCCAGCAGGATCTCGTCCTGACCGGCCACCGATGA
- a CDS encoding lasso peptide biosynthesis B2 protein codes for MTDLVRRMVRTPGAVLRMHRRGGMPAVRTALWAVRSVRLVRRQLVRRTMAEVHLPAPPPGAAGQRTVLLGALRRSEANCLERSLVLQRWYGGQRIARTVVIGVTAPSTGFHAHAWLDGEPDGEAAAMTEILRRPAPPAWLAAAGEP; via the coding sequence GTGACTGACCTGGTCCGCCGCATGGTGCGGACACCCGGGGCGGTGCTGCGGATGCATCGTCGGGGCGGGATGCCGGCGGTGCGTACCGCGCTCTGGGCCGTCCGGTCGGTGCGGCTGGTCCGGCGGCAGCTCGTCCGCCGGACGATGGCCGAGGTCCACCTGCCGGCGCCGCCGCCCGGAGCCGCCGGGCAGCGGACGGTGCTGCTCGGCGCGCTGCGTCGCAGCGAGGCCAACTGCCTGGAGCGGTCGCTGGTCCTGCAACGCTGGTACGGCGGTCAGCGCATCGCCCGTACGGTGGTGATCGGGGTGACCGCGCCGAGCACGGGCTTCCACGCCCACGCCTGGCTGGACGGGGAACCCGACGGCGAGGCGGCGGCGATGACCGAGATCCTGCGCCGCCCCGCCCCGCCGGCCTGGCTCGCCGCCGCCGGGGAACCCTGA
- a CDS encoding amidohydrolase family protein, producing the protein MAETGTGPVPVVDFHSHHVAPGVPAVVPVGAGDELRRSWRRVARAVGDVGATLTGMDRLGITRRVLSAPPAMVTPDGTTITPRTVGVLNDHLAEVVAANPDRFAGLATVDAYAGRAGARTVADAVAAGLGGIVVDCAHQGRYLDDPRCRPTLEAAAEAGLVVFVHPVSPAALAADLRPLGRPGTSLARGTAVSASLLALLGAGTLDAVPGLRVVFPMLGAAGLHLAAGSDAVERIAAGVAPTERWHVYVDTMGFAPAAIRFAVELLGADHVVAGSDWPVPDRPADRTRVVDALTRAGLTTAQHHQITHRTAAALLRRHPVGPAVTEPKRSSTR; encoded by the coding sequence ATGGCTGAGACCGGGACCGGACCGGTGCCGGTTGTCGACTTCCACAGCCACCACGTGGCCCCGGGCGTACCGGCCGTGGTGCCGGTCGGCGCCGGCGACGAGTTGCGCCGTTCCTGGCGGCGGGTGGCCCGGGCCGTCGGCGACGTCGGGGCGACGCTTACCGGGATGGACCGCCTCGGCATCACCCGCCGGGTGCTCAGCGCCCCACCGGCGATGGTCACCCCCGACGGTACGACGATCACCCCGCGGACCGTCGGCGTGCTCAACGACCACCTGGCCGAGGTGGTCGCCGCGAACCCCGACCGGTTCGCCGGGTTGGCCACCGTCGACGCCTACGCCGGACGGGCCGGGGCCCGTACCGTGGCCGACGCCGTCGCCGCCGGGCTCGGCGGGATCGTGGTCGACTGCGCCCACCAGGGCCGCTACCTGGACGATCCGCGGTGCCGGCCCACCCTGGAGGCCGCCGCCGAGGCCGGGCTGGTGGTCTTCGTCCACCCGGTCAGCCCCGCCGCGCTCGCCGCCGACCTGCGCCCGCTCGGCCGCCCCGGCACCTCCCTGGCCCGGGGTACGGCCGTCTCGGCGAGCCTGCTGGCGCTGCTGGGGGCCGGCACCCTCGACGCGGTACCCGGTCTACGGGTGGTCTTCCCGATGCTCGGCGCCGCCGGCCTGCACCTGGCGGCCGGCTCCGACGCCGTGGAACGGATCGCCGCCGGGGTCGCGCCGACGGAGCGCTGGCACGTGTACGTCGACACGATGGGCTTCGCCCCGGCGGCGATCCGGTTCGCCGTGGAGCTGCTCGGCGCGGATCACGTGGTGGCCGGCAGTGACTGGCCGGTGCCCGACCGCCCGGCCGACCGTACCCGGGTCGTCGACGCCCTCACCCGCGCCGGCCTCACCACGGCGCAACACCACCAGATCACCCACCGGACGGCAGCCGCCCTGCTCCGCCGGCATCCGGTCGGCCCGGCGGTGACCGAGCCGAAACGGTCCTCCACTCGTTGA
- a CDS encoding MBL fold metallo-hydrolase, translated as MSLDVPAPIRIGDVTIHPLVEEPRYLAAPHVFFPQLDEDPQPADAWYLQPPHVDAATGQIVLNIQPLLVLTGDRVILLDTGGGNGKVRTSPGFHLRQRPFWDNFSRLGLTPDDVDTVVLTHLHVDHVGFATTADGDGWVPSFRNARYLLTRQEFDFWTGPGGRAGLERTGDYVADSVLPLHTAGVLDFVAPDLTLTPEVRLVPAFGHTPGNLFVEIASRGERAVYAGDGIHHAVQLAHPEWSTRYCVDGHGSAAQRRALLDSIADTATILIPAHFPVPTAGRVVRDGDAFRYVFHTDG; from the coding sequence ATGAGCCTCGACGTGCCCGCCCCGATCCGGATCGGCGACGTCACCATCCACCCGCTGGTCGAGGAGCCCCGCTACCTCGCCGCGCCCCACGTGTTCTTCCCGCAGCTCGACGAGGACCCCCAACCGGCCGACGCGTGGTACCTGCAGCCACCGCACGTGGACGCCGCCACCGGGCAGATCGTGCTCAACATCCAGCCCCTGCTGGTGCTGACCGGCGACCGGGTGATCCTGCTGGACACCGGTGGCGGCAACGGCAAGGTCCGCACCTCGCCCGGCTTCCACCTGCGACAACGGCCCTTCTGGGACAACTTCTCCCGGCTCGGCCTGACCCCCGACGACGTCGACACCGTCGTCCTGACCCACCTGCACGTCGACCACGTCGGCTTCGCCACCACCGCCGACGGCGACGGCTGGGTGCCGTCCTTCCGCAACGCCCGCTACCTGCTGACCCGACAGGAGTTCGACTTCTGGACCGGCCCCGGCGGGCGGGCGGGCCTGGAGCGCACCGGCGACTACGTCGCCGACAGCGTCCTGCCGCTGCACACCGCCGGAGTCCTCGACTTCGTCGCCCCCGACCTCACCCTCACCCCCGAGGTACGCCTCGTGCCGGCCTTCGGGCACACCCCGGGCAACCTCTTCGTCGAGATCGCCTCGCGGGGCGAACGGGCCGTCTACGCCGGCGACGGCATCCACCACGCCGTGCAGCTGGCCCACCCGGAGTGGAGCACCCGGTACTGTGTGGACGGCCACGGGTCCGCCGCGCAGCGTCGGGCGCTGCTCGACTCGATCGCCGACACCGCGACGATCCTCATCCCCGCCCACTTCCCGGTCCCCACCGCCGGCCGGGTCGTCCGCGACGGCGACGCCTTCCGGTACGTGTTCCACACCGATGGCTGA
- a CDS encoding ABC transporter ATP-binding protein, with protein sequence MTAAGPLLRVDRLRKVYPSSTRPVVAVDGLTLDVAAGEFVCVVGPSGGGKSTLLKMVSGLLPPTAGQVLLDGVAVTGPVPGLAVVFQEYGRSLYPWKTVRDNVALPLLPRRLSRAQRHRRAEAALTSVGLADAARAYPWQLSGGMQQRVAIARALVGEPRVLLMDEPFAAVDAQTRADLEDLVRALWQRLGITVLFVTHDIDESVYLGERVLVLSRAPATIRADLTVDLPTERDQPTTRADARFAALRSEVFRLVAAESVPEPGEPR encoded by the coding sequence GTGACCGCCGCCGGGCCGCTGCTGCGCGTCGACCGGCTGCGCAAGGTCTACCCCTCGTCCACCCGGCCGGTGGTCGCCGTCGACGGGCTCACCCTCGACGTGGCCGCCGGCGAGTTCGTCTGCGTGGTGGGCCCCTCCGGCGGCGGCAAGTCCACCCTGCTCAAGATGGTCTCCGGACTGCTCCCACCGACCGCCGGCCAGGTCCTGCTCGACGGGGTCGCCGTCACCGGACCGGTGCCCGGGCTCGCCGTGGTCTTCCAGGAGTACGGTCGCAGCCTCTACCCGTGGAAGACCGTCCGGGACAACGTGGCCCTGCCGTTGCTGCCCCGCCGGCTGTCCCGCGCGCAGCGGCACCGGCGGGCCGAGGCGGCGCTGACCTCCGTCGGGCTGGCCGACGCCGCCCGCGCCTATCCCTGGCAGCTCTCCGGCGGGATGCAGCAGCGGGTGGCGATCGCCCGGGCGCTCGTCGGCGAACCCCGGGTCCTGCTGATGGACGAGCCGTTCGCCGCGGTCGACGCCCAGACCCGCGCCGACCTGGAGGACCTGGTCCGGGCCCTCTGGCAGCGGCTGGGCATCACCGTGCTGTTCGTCACCCACGACATCGACGAGTCGGTCTACCTCGGTGAGCGGGTGCTCGTGCTCAGCCGGGCGCCGGCCACCATCCGCGCCGACCTCACCGTCGACCTGCCCACCGAGCGCGACCAGCCCACCACCCGCGCCGACGCCCGCTTCGCCGCGCTGCGCAGCGAGGTGTTCCGGCTCGTCGCCGCGGAGAGCGTACCCGAACCAGGAGAACCCCGATGA
- a CDS encoding ABC transporter permease, producing the protein MTATPSGHPLRHRAGRLLTALGLPVFLVALWWVASAGSTNPFYPPLSTVLDAFGRVWFSDRFLLDVLPSLRRFALGLLLAVLVGVGAGLLVGSSRVLRTLLEPALAFFRALPSPVLVPVLLVLVGVGDAMKIAVIAFGCLWPVLLNTVDGVRGTDQLQLDAARVCGLSRTATFGHLVLPSASPQIAAGIRQALGIGIILMVVSEMVVSTDGLGHAVVRFQRSFALPEMWSGMIFLGLLGFLLAKALEVVERRVLAWHHGVRRATGSPS; encoded by the coding sequence ATGACCGCGACACCCTCGGGGCACCCGCTGCGGCACCGGGCCGGTCGGCTGCTGACCGCCCTCGGCCTGCCGGTGTTCCTGGTGGCCCTGTGGTGGGTGGCCAGCGCCGGCAGCACCAACCCGTTCTACCCGCCGCTGTCGACCGTCCTGGATGCCTTCGGGCGGGTCTGGTTCTCCGACCGGTTCCTGCTCGACGTCCTGCCCAGCCTGCGTCGCTTCGCCCTCGGGCTGCTGCTCGCGGTGCTGGTCGGGGTCGGCGCCGGACTGCTCGTCGGCTCCTCGCGGGTGTTGCGCACGCTGCTGGAGCCCGCACTGGCGTTCTTCCGCGCGCTGCCCTCCCCGGTCCTGGTGCCGGTGCTGCTGGTGCTCGTCGGCGTCGGCGACGCCATGAAGATCGCCGTGATCGCGTTCGGCTGCCTCTGGCCGGTGCTGCTCAACACCGTCGACGGGGTACGCGGCACCGACCAGCTCCAGCTCGACGCCGCCCGGGTCTGCGGGCTGTCCCGCACGGCCACCTTCGGTCACCTGGTGCTGCCCTCGGCGTCCCCGCAGATCGCCGCCGGCATCCGGCAGGCCCTCGGCATCGGGATCATCCTCATGGTGGTCAGCGAGATGGTGGTCAGCACCGACGGCCTCGGCCACGCGGTGGTGCGCTTCCAACGCAGCTTCGCCCTGCCCGAGATGTGGAGTGGAATGATCTTCCTGGGTCTGCTCGGTTTCCTGCTCGCCAAGGCCCTCGAGGTCGTCGAACGCCGGGTGCTGGCCTGGCACCACGGGGTGCGCCGGGCCACCGGGAGCCCGTCGTGA